The Acutalibacter muris genomic sequence CCATCCTTACCTTGTCATCCGCATCATGCAAAAGTTTCTCAAATACCGGCATATGATTTTCATATATGCCGGGAGTGTTTGTGGCGATGTTTTCTGACGCCCATATGAAACTCAGCCTGACCTTCGCCGCCTCATCAGACGCAAAGCGGAACAGGTCTGCCCAATACGGTTCAATGATATGATAATTTCCTCGTCCAATCCTGCCGATGGCATTGACCGCACGCTCTCGCAAAAGCGGCGTCGGACTATCAAAGAAAGAAGCTATTACCGGAACCACCGAGTCATGCACCGACAAAGGAAATTCAAGTCCCATCTCCCCAAGCAGCCAGAGCGCCTTTGCCCGTATTTTCACGGATTCATGAGTAAGAAGAGATGAAACATATGGAATACTCTCTTCCCATCCGCTCCTGGCATTTGTCAATGCTCCAAGTTCCTTATAAAGTTCTAATTCACTCAATCCATCATCTCCTCAAATTTCAATTTGTCCTTGTTTATCTCGAAAAAATTATACCTACCGTTGACAATGGCGTCCACCCGCATTTTCGTGATGTCCTGACGGACAATGTGAAACGGCATAACTCACTTCTCCCCGCGCAAATATGCTAGAATTTCCGCCGCGTTGGTGTCCGGTTTCACCTTTGGCATGACCTTCTCGATTACGCCGTTTTCGTCAATAACGAACGTGGAGCGAACCACGCCCATGCTCACCTTGCCGTAGTTTTTCTTCTCCTGCCACACGCCGTAGGCCTCGATGGCGGCGCGCTCCGGGTCGGAGAGCAAGTTAAAAGGTAGGCCGTGCTTTTCAGCAAATTTCTGGTGGGAAGCCACCGAATCCTTGCTAATTCCAATCACCACGGCGTTGATGTTTTTGAACTCCTCATAAGCCCCCGCAAAAGCGCAAGCCTGCCGGGTGCAACCGGGGGTGTTGTCCCGAGGATAGAAATAGAGCACAACCTTTTGGCCCGCAAAATCGGCCAGCGATACCATGTTTCCGTCCTTGTCCGGCAAGGTAAACTCCGGGGCTTTTGTTCCAACTTCCAACATATTAGCGTCCTCCTTTGATGAATACAAATGTGTTTTCTGTAGATAATTCTGTATCAAAACGGTACTCTAAATCTGCAAATTTATGGATTTCTTCCGGGGCTTCAATATTGTTTTCGGCAAGCCAGCGCACCATCTGACCTCGGGCCATTTTGCACATGGTGCCCTTTTCAATGACCTTTCCGTTCAGCCACTCGCCGAATATGCAGGTCAGCATGGAGTTCTCGGGGAGGTATGGCATGACTGCTCTGCTATACTCCTTTGAGGCCAGGTTCAGTACCGAATCCCCCGCCAGCTCCTTTGCGATGCTGTCACCCCAAAAGGCATAGAGGTCCTTTGCACCGCTTACTGATAGCTTTGCCTGCATTTCCAGGCGGTAAGGTGTTACGCCGTCAAAGGGGCGGAGCAGACCGTAAAAGCCGGACAAGATACACAGATGCTCCCGCAGGTATTTTAACTGCCCGGCAGTCATCACGCCCGGAGCCATGTAGCGGTACTGGATGCCCTCGTAGGAGAGGATAGCCGGGGTTAAGTTTTGGCGCAAGTTCATGGATTTCAGGCGGTCTATGTTTAGTTGAGCGATGTTGTCGTTGCACTTCCAGAGGGATTGCAGTTCTTTTGGGGACATGGATTGGAGTTTTGCCAGCAGCCGTTCCGTTTGGGGAAGGAATTGGGGCAGGTTGCCTATGGGGAGGCTGTTCGCGTCTACATTCATTTTCTTTGCGGGGGAGATGATGATTTTCATGGGGTTTTCTCCCGGTATTCAATTTCCAAATCTTCTGCCAAATATTCATCGCTCATGCAGTGCATATCGGAAACGCCTTCACTCACCAAGGTGTAAACATTGGAGTGATAGAAAAAACTCAAGGCGCTGCTCAGGGAAATACCGGCTTTCTCAGCAAAACAGCTAATCACTCTGGCATACTTTTTTTGGAGCAGGATAGGATTAGCGTTCATATCATTTCGCTCCCTTCAAACTTCAGGCATTCCAGCGCCGTTAATGTCCGGAAACAGTATTGCAGATTCGGTTTCTCATAGGTCAGGCGTTTGATAGCCTCTTTTTTGTCAATAAGCTGGTCAAAGTAAAGCTCCACAGTGTTAAACACCTTGTCATTTGCAACGCCGCCAATTACTATATCGTAGTCGGTTGTGTCATTTCCGGTTCGGCACGCAAGAATATAGTCAATCCATTCCTCAGAATAAGATTCAAATCGCAGGACTTTCAATTTATGGTATGCGGTTTCAGTAAAGTCATACTTCGATACAACGCTATCTTTTCCCTGACGCTTGAATTTCCTGCACCAATTTACAGCCTGCTCAAAAAGCGGAGTTGTATAGAACCCACAGCCAAAGTCCACGTTTTTCCGTGAGTGGCTCAAGTCAGGTATGCGCACCTCCAAATATGAGCCGTGATAAAGAATCATGGTTTCACACCCCGCGTTTCCATTACCGAAAGAATATCGTCCACAATATAATCTTTTCCCTGTGTGTGCAGCACATCATATCCCGGCACAATATAGCTTATCAGAATGTCAGAATCCTCCAAAGCCTGATATACCTGCTTTGCATCTATCCCGAGCCGGGCAGCGATATTCTCAATGCAAAATATCGCAAACTCAAGCTGATCTATATTCTGAATTTCCATCTGTGTGTCCATTACTTTTCCTCCCGAGGGCATCTACAACATCATTATATCAGATTTCGTAAAGAAACACAGGGCTTGGGCAGCTTACAGATGATTTTTTAGCTCTATTCCTCGCTCAGCAATCCGTTCCCGTGCATAAAATCAATAAACCCGAAGATTATTTTGGCATTTCGCTGCACTATATCGGCCTCAGTAAAATCAGAAATTTGGGCTGCTAAATCGAGCAGTTCTTTGATTTTAGTACCTTCTCTTTTCTGCTTACGGCTATTCTCTCCGCCCAAATAATATTTTGCTTTATCTGCAAAATGATAATCAGCCGCGCGGATATTGATACGCTTTTCTAACAGAGCCTTATTGCCGAGGCTCTCGATATTTCTTGGGTTGGACAGAGATTGTTCCAGCTCCTGACGCTTTCTGGCGAAGATATGCTCGATTTCCAGGGCGTTTTCCAGAGAGAGCAGTTCCTGGCCCGGGTTCTGAAATTCCCACCAGGTCAGCATAGACTTGGTGATCGCCCGGTTATTGCTGAACACATAATTGTTCAATGCGTTCTGTACCTGCTGGGTGTGGAAAAGATAGCCCTCAAATGTTACCGGCTGACCGTTGACAATATTTATCATCTCCGCAAAGACAGGTGTGCGCAGGGCATTTACGCCGGGATTGGTCACGGCATAGGCCCAAATGAAAGCAGTAATTTTATTCAGGAAATCGAAGAATTTCTCATCGTCAAGACTGCCGGCGGCATTCCGGTTAGCCATGTAATAGACAGATACGAAGTATGTCCACATACCGTTTGGGGCATAATTCAACACAAATAGTCTGCGCAGGACACGGTCCGAAAAGCGCTCAACGCTTTGATTCTGGACATCGTTCCAGAAGTTTGCAAGGTCAATGATATTGTCAAAGGTCTCATCTTTTTTCAGCAGGCTGTACGTATTCTTTTCATAGAATTTGCGCAAGGCCTCCGTAGTAGA encodes the following:
- a CDS encoding sister chromatid cohesion protein PDS5, producing MSELELYKELGALTNARSGWEESIPYVSSLLTHESVKIRAKALWLLGEMGLEFPLSVHDSVVPVIASFFDSPTPLLRERAVNAIGRIGRGNYHIIEPYWADLFRFASDEAAKVRLSFIWASENIATNTPGIYENHMPVFEKLLHDADDKVRMEAPEIFRVLGKRRPEFVIPFLEQLQQISETDKNRVVRIHSLGAIKATVSK
- the bcp gene encoding thioredoxin-dependent thiol peroxidase; this translates as MLEVGTKAPEFTLPDKDGNMVSLADFAGQKVVLYFYPRDNTPGCTRQACAFAGAYEEFKNINAVVIGISKDSVASHQKFAEKHGLPFNLLSDPERAAIEAYGVWQEKKNYGKVSMGVVRSTFVIDENGVIEKVMPKVKPDTNAAEILAYLRGEK
- the yaaA gene encoding peroxide stress protein YaaA; protein product: MKIIISPAKKMNVDANSLPIGNLPQFLPQTERLLAKLQSMSPKELQSLWKCNDNIAQLNIDRLKSMNLRQNLTPAILSYEGIQYRYMAPGVMTAGQLKYLREHLCILSGFYGLLRPFDGVTPYRLEMQAKLSVSGAKDLYAFWGDSIAKELAGDSVLNLASKEYSRAVMPYLPENSMLTCIFGEWLNGKVIEKGTMCKMARGQMVRWLAENNIEAPEEIHKFADLEYRFDTELSTENTFVFIKGGR
- a CDS encoding DUF3791 domain-containing protein — encoded protein: MNANPILLQKKYARVISCFAEKAGISLSSALSFFYHSNVYTLVSEGVSDMHCMSDEYLAEDLEIEYREKTP
- a CDS encoding DUF3990 domain-containing protein, whose amino-acid sequence is MILYHGSYLEVRIPDLSHSRKNVDFGCGFYTTPLFEQAVNWCRKFKRQGKDSVVSKYDFTETAYHKLKVLRFESYSEEWIDYILACRTGNDTTDYDIVIGGVANDKVFNTVELYFDQLIDKKEAIKRLTYEKPNLQYCFRTLTALECLKFEGSEMI
- a CDS encoding DUF3791 domain-containing protein; translation: MDTQMEIQNIDQLEFAIFCIENIAARLGIDAKQVYQALEDSDILISYIVPGYDVLHTQGKDYIVDDILSVMETRGVKP